One Vibrio taketomensis DNA window includes the following coding sequences:
- a CDS encoding SCP2 domain-containing protein encodes MPFEPLVTAVIETTLNTLIKDDPQLGRRLARLKGQVIQVHLKELNKTLTFVFSQQIDVLGNYEGEPNCYLSLNLSVLPELREQANITKLIKQDKLVLEGDIQLAQKFSQLMTDCKPDLEEWLSRVTGDVVAHSLVKGASHFGQFVKSQANKHQNHLAQVITEEWKLAPAPLEVAYFCDQVDDVASQAARLEAKLSQLMERL; translated from the coding sequence ATGCCATTCGAACCATTAGTGACAGCCGTTATCGAAACGACGCTCAACACTCTAATTAAAGACGATCCACAATTGGGTCGTCGTTTGGCTCGTCTTAAGGGCCAAGTGATTCAAGTGCACTTAAAAGAGCTAAACAAAACGCTGACGTTCGTTTTTAGCCAACAAATCGATGTGTTGGGCAATTATGAAGGTGAGCCGAATTGTTACTTATCATTGAATTTATCTGTGTTGCCTGAATTGCGTGAGCAAGCGAATATCACCAAGCTGATCAAGCAAGATAAGCTAGTACTCGAAGGTGATATTCAATTAGCGCAGAAGTTTTCTCAGCTCATGACCGATTGCAAGCCAGACCTCGAAGAATGGCTGTCACGTGTGACCGGTGATGTGGTGGCGCATTCTTTAGTCAAAGGTGCCAGCCATTTTGGGCAGTTTGTGAAATCACAAGCCAACAAACATCAAAATCATCTCGCACAAGTGATCACCGAAGAGTGGAAACTGGCGCCAGCGCCGTTAGAAGTCGCTTATTTTTGCGATCAAGTGGATGATGTTGCCAGCCAAGCGGCACGCTTAGAAGCGAAGCTCTCTCAATTGATGGAGCGCCTATGA
- the ubiB gene encoding ubiquinone biosynthesis regulatory protein kinase UbiB encodes MTPSELRRLYRIVKVQLEYGLDELLPDHQLTKAPLLARKSLFWIKNKHQDKPLGERLRLALQDLGPVWIKFGQMMSTRRDLFPPHIADPLALLQDQVSPFDGELAKQQMEKALGGPIEQWFTDFDIKPLASASIAQVHTARLKDSGQEVVLKVIRPDIRPVIDADLKLMYRMARIVARALPEARRLKPVEVVREYEKTLLDELDLRREAANAIQLRRNFEGSEELYVPEVFPDFSSESLMVSERIYGIQVSDIAGLEANGTNMKLLAERGVSVFFTQVFRDSFFHADMHPGNVFVKPEHPENPMWIGLDCGIVGTLNSDDKRYLAENFLAFFNRDYRRVAELHVESGWVPHHTNVDEFEFAIRMVCEPIFAKPLCEISFGHVLLNLFNTARRFEMEVQPQLVLLQKTLLYVEGLGRQLYPQLDLWATAKPFLEEWMMNQVGPQAVINGIKDRLPFWAEKLPELPELLYDSLRQGKAMNQRMDQLYQGYRASKRQQATGKFLFGVGATLVVCSAILVNSTFEQLSTVSAIAGVTFWLFSWRAYRR; translated from the coding sequence ATGACCCCATCGGAACTTCGTCGTCTTTACCGCATTGTCAAAGTTCAGCTCGAATATGGGCTGGATGAGCTGTTACCCGATCATCAATTGACCAAAGCGCCTTTATTGGCTCGCAAATCACTGTTCTGGATTAAAAACAAACATCAAGACAAACCGCTAGGAGAGCGTCTACGCCTGGCATTGCAAGACTTAGGGCCAGTATGGATCAAGTTTGGTCAGATGATGTCGACTCGACGAGATCTCTTCCCGCCACACATTGCAGACCCATTGGCGTTGTTGCAAGACCAAGTATCGCCATTCGATGGTGAGTTGGCGAAGCAACAAATGGAAAAAGCGCTGGGCGGCCCAATTGAGCAATGGTTTACTGATTTCGATATTAAGCCTTTAGCGTCGGCTTCCATCGCTCAGGTGCATACTGCGCGACTTAAAGATAGCGGCCAAGAGGTCGTTTTAAAGGTCATTCGACCAGATATTCGCCCTGTGATTGATGCAGATCTAAAACTGATGTATCGCATGGCGCGTATAGTCGCGAGGGCTTTGCCTGAAGCACGTCGTTTGAAACCAGTTGAAGTCGTGCGTGAATATGAAAAGACTTTGCTTGATGAGCTAGACTTAAGAAGGGAAGCTGCGAACGCTATTCAGCTGCGTCGTAACTTTGAAGGCAGCGAAGAGCTGTATGTACCAGAAGTTTTTCCTGACTTTAGCAGTGAAAGTCTGATGGTTTCAGAACGAATCTACGGTATACAAGTATCTGATATCGCTGGCTTAGAAGCCAATGGCACCAATATGAAATTGTTGGCTGAGCGTGGTGTTAGTGTCTTTTTTACTCAGGTATTTCGCGACAGCTTCTTTCATGCGGACATGCATCCTGGCAACGTATTCGTTAAGCCGGAACATCCAGAAAATCCAATGTGGATTGGTTTGGATTGTGGCATTGTCGGCACTCTAAATAGCGACGATAAACGCTATTTAGCTGAGAACTTTTTGGCGTTCTTTAACCGAGATTACCGCCGTGTAGCAGAGTTGCATGTCGAGTCTGGTTGGGTGCCGCATCATACCAATGTTGATGAATTTGAGTTCGCTATTCGCATGGTGTGTGAGCCTATTTTTGCTAAACCACTGTGTGAAATCTCTTTTGGCCATGTGTTGTTGAATTTGTTCAACACGGCACGTCGCTTTGAGATGGAAGTTCAACCACAGCTAGTGTTGCTACAAAAAACATTACTGTATGTTGAAGGCTTGGGACGTCAGCTGTATCCACAATTAGACTTGTGGGCAACAGCCAAACCATTCTTAGAAGAGTGGATGATGAACCAAGTTGGCCCGCAAGCGGTGATCAACGGCATTAAAGACCGTTTACCGTTTTGGGCAGAAAAGCTACCAGAGTTGCCAGAGCTGCTTTACGACAGTTTGCGTCAAGGCAAAGCAATGAATCAACGCATGGATCAGCTTTACCAAGGTTACCGAGCGTCGAAACGACAGCAGGCAACTGGAAAATTTTTATTTGGTGTTGGTGCCACATTAGTCGTATGCTCGGCGATATTGGTCAACAGCACCTTTGAACAGCTTTCGACGGTTAGCGCTATCGCAGGCGTCACATTTTGGTTGTTTAGTTGGCGAGCTTATCGCCGTTAA
- the tatA gene encoding Sec-independent protein translocase subunit TatA produces the protein MGGISIWQLLIIAVIVILLFGTKKLRNIGGDLGSAVKGFKKAMSDEEAQQDKKDADFEPKNLEQQKTDATAETKKDKEQA, from the coding sequence ATGGGTGGTATTAGTATTTGGCAACTTCTTATTATTGCCGTAATTGTTATCTTGCTGTTTGGTACAAAGAAACTACGCAACATCGGTGGTGACTTGGGTAGTGCAGTGAAAGGCTTTAAAAAAGCGATGAGTGATGAAGAAGCTCAGCAAGACAAAAAAGATGCTGACTTTGAACCTAAGAACCTAGAACAGCAGAAGACTGACGCGACTGCTGAAACTAAGAAAGACAAAGAGCAGGCATAA